TTTTCTTAATTGTTCTGTTTGTTATTATGACAGGGTATGTTTTATATTTTTCAAACAATGTGAAACAAAAGGCATTAAAATGGGAGCAGCTTATTAAAAGAGAAGAAGGAAAGAAGCAATCTTTTTATAAGCTTGCAAACTTATTTACAGATGTGCCTAAGCTTAAGAAACAGGCTAAGCGTCGGGCTTATCTTGATTGGATGGTCAAGCAAGTAAAGTATCATCAGGAAAATGTATATGAGTATTTGTATGTGCGTGCATTAATTCGATCAGGCGATTATTTGGGCATTATTGTTCGGCTAACAATCATCGGAAGCATTATCTTGTCATTCTTAAATGAACAGTTAACAGGCTACATCGTTGTATCAATTCTATTTATTTTTTTAACCGGCATTCAGATCATGAGTTTATATAAACACTTTGAATTATTAGAGCTGACTAACTTATATCCGCATGCTGAAAAGAAAAGATTATCAAGCTTCTTAAAAATAATGTTTACAATATTTTTGGTTCAAACAGTGATTTATTCACTCATCACATTCCTTTTTGCAACTGTTTCTATTTTTGTCGGAACCCTTATTGCAACAGCTTTATTTTCCTATCTTTTTGTTTTTATTTATATGAAAAATAGAATAAAGAAAAATGAAAAGGATGTTTAGGTATGAGCTACGAATTACAAGCTGCTGAAGAAGCGAAAATGTGGAAACAGAAGCTATTGAGAAAAGCATCGTTTTGGGAGCGTTCATCTAAGAAAGCACAAAACAAAATGAACGGAATGATTCCAGAAAAAGTACACCATACTGTTACCGAGAGTATTAAAAAGATGGTCGAGGCAACATTACTAGGATCTAATATCACAACATTTCCTAAAAATGTTGAGGACCTAACATTTGAGCAACGAGAAAACTTGGTGAGAAAATCAATTGGAATGTATAAAAAAACAGCTGCAATTGAAGGGGCTTCAACGGGAGCAGGTGGTCTTCTTTTAGGCTTAGCAGATTTTCCGTTATTTCTTAGTATTAAAATGAAGTTTCTTTTTGAAGTTGCAAACCATTACGGATACAGTACGAAGGAATATGAGGAAAGATTATTTTTGCTTTATGTGTTTCAACTAGCCTTCTCTAGTGAAACACATAAAGAAGACACTCTTGCAATCATTGAAAATTGGGAAACAAAAAAAGTAGAAATCAAAGACTTAGATTGGCGTATCTTTCAACAAGAATATCGAGACTATATAGATCTTGTAAAACTAATGCAAATACTTCCAGGAATCGGCGCTGTTGTTGGTGGTGTAGCCAATTATCATCTCGTACAACAGCTTGGGGAATGTGCAATGAATAGTTATCGGTTGAGGGTGTTTTGAGTGCCTGTCACTTCCCGAAGGTTGTCGAATGAATACAATAGTATACACAACAAAGGCAGGGCTAACACAGCTCCTGCCTTTTTATTGTTATCCTTGTTCTATAGCGGATGGATTTTTGACGTGATCAATTTGGTATTGAATAGCAGCTTTACAAAGTGTTTTAGCAGCAATAAGTAGAGCTTTCTCATCAATATCAAATTTGGGATGGTGATGAGGATATACATTTTCCGCGTTCACAGGCTTTGCTCCAGTAAAGAAAAAAGTTCCTTTCATATTTTGTAGATAATAGGAAAAATCTTCCCCACCCATTTGAAGTGGGCTTTCCTCAACTTCATAAACACCTGGCACGCTTGGTGCAATTTGTTTTAAAAACTCTGTTTCTTCCTCATGATTAACAACCGCTGGGTATCCTCTAAAATATTCATACTCATAATCTGCATCGCTCATAAGACAAGTTCCTTTTACAACCTTTTCAATTTCACGTTCAATTTGTGTACGAACATCTTCATCAAAGGTCCTGGCTGTGCCAATAAGCTTTGCTGAATTTGCAATAATGTTAAAGGCATTTTCTGCAACAAATGAACCAACTGTTACTACAGCCGATTGAATTGGATCTACTCTGCGGCTGACAATTTGTTGTAAACTTGTTACCACTTGAGATCCTATTAAGATTGCATCCTTTGTTTTATGAGGTTGTGCACCATGTCCGCCTTTTCCACGAATAGTAATTTCAAAGCGGTCTGCAGCAGCCATTAAGGGACCAACACGATACTGAATTGTACCGACAGGTTCAGTAGCCCATAAATGTGTACCAAAGATTACATCAACACCGTCTAAGCAGCCGTTTTGAATCATGGATCTCGCTCCACCTGGTGCGTATTCTTCTGCATGTTGGTGAATTAGGACAATATTTCCGTTAAGCTGATGTCGATTTTCATGAAGGGTTTTTGCTAACACAAGTAATGTTGCTGTGTGCCCATCATGTCCACATGCGTGCATCACGCCAGGAACAGTTGATTTGTATTCAACATCTTTTTCATCTTGAATGGGCAGGGCATCAAAATCGGCTCTTAGCGCAACAGTAGGACCTGGGAGATCACCTTTAATTGTTGCAACAACCCCGTTACCACCAACATTCCCACGTACGTTTACACCAAGTTTTTTATAATAATTTAAAATATATGCAGATGTTTTTTCTTCTTTAAAAGAAAGCTCTGGATGCATATGTAAATATCTGCGAATGGTAACCATTTCTGAAAAATAACTGTCTAGAGTAGACCAGAGATAATCAAGCATCGTATTCCCCCTTAATAGAGATTATTAGTATCTATGAGTTTTCTCATATAAAAAGCCATGTGAAATCATATGTTTACAAAGTAAAATGTATTAAAATAGATTCGTATTAATATTAGATAGATTGTATTGAAAAATTTTGAAAATTTCAAGAAAATAATTTGGAGAAGGAGGGATAATCGTGAAAACAAAAAATATAGTTATTTTATTAACGATATTATTTATAGGATTAATTACTTTAGTAATGTTGAATGCTACAAATAAGTTCGAAACGATAATTGGAGAAACGTTATATTCTTTTCATGATCATGGTATAGCCGCAATATTTGAAGCAATAGGCATGCTTGGATCAACCACCGGAATTATTGTGTCATTATTTATTTTTATGATTGTATTTGCCGTTGTTGAAAAAGGTTTGATTACTTCATCGCTTCTATTTGTTGCTGTTCTATTTGGGAATATTATAAATAAAGCATTGAAGGCTGCCATTGGGAGAGAGCGCCCAACATTTCCCCAACATATTGAAGAAGGATATAGCTTTCCTAGTGGTCATGTAATGGTTGGACTTCTTCTGTTTGGAACAATAACTTATAAACTATTGAAAAAAACAAATGATAAGAAAATGAAACAAATTATTTTAGTTTGTACAAGTTTAATAGTCCTTGTAATTGGGTTGAGCCGACTGTTGGAAGGAGAGCATTTTTTAACAGATGTAATTGGGGGAATGATTGCTGGTTCTCTTTTGCTAATTGGAATTATACATTTAGATTTATATTTACATAAAATAGTCATTACCAGAAAATCAAAAGGCGATATTTCTATTTAAAATTCAGTATAATGAATAAATAAAAAGTAAAATAAGAAACCAACTCCAGCGTATTATTGAGTTGGTTTTTTATTTTATTGAACAGGTGAACCAGGCGGGTAATAATAAGGAGGAACTTTAATCCAACCACGCTTACGCATTAACGTTTTTAATGTTGTTCCAAAAGCTACCCATTCTGTATAGAAATTTAGCCAGAGTAAGCCAACATCATTACGGATAGCATCAGCTTGTCCTTTTGCACATGCTTGCATACACAGGACTAACTTAAATGCAATTCCATTTGTAAGTTCATCGTCTGTCAGCTTAACACCTAAAGGAACTTCCTTTGGGTTTGACTCTGGTTTGGCAGATGTGACATCTGGTAAAGGTACACCTTCTTTTTTCATAAAGCCACTTAACCTTTTTACATGAGATTCACACAATTTGACCGCATCAACAAGTATTTCTCTTACCTCATCATCTGAGGTAGTGTTTAATCCAACTTCTTCATAACGAATAAACTCTTCTAGCATCGTTAAATACTTCCAAAGGTCACCAACCTCAATGACATGTAGAGGAGAGTGAGGTTCGTCTATTTTATCAATCGTTGTTTTTAATGTATTCCATACAGCTTCAAATGGATTAGGCAACTTCTTCACCTCCTATTGTTTTTTAGTATGACTTTATAATTTACAAAAGATGTAAAAGAATTTGATTTTTTAATAGTTTCTTTTCTACGGTAGTTATTTAAAGGGATAAACTTATTGCATCTAGAATATTAGATAGACAGAACTAAAAACGAGGGGAGAAAGATAATGAAGTATAAAACACTAGGGAAAAGTGGCTTATTAGTTTCTGAGTTATGCTTAGGCGCCATGACATTTGGAAAAGAAGTAACAGAAGAGGATTCTATTCGTATGATTCACAACTTTCTTGATCAGGGTGGTAACTTTATTGATACTGCAGATGTTTATGTTGGTGGGGAATCAGAAAAAATAGTTGGTCATGCCATTAAAGAACGCCGTTCGGAGGTTGTCTTAGCTACAAAAGTTAGAATGAGGGTTGGTCCACATCCTAATGACTTTGGATATTCAAGACGTAGAATTCTTGAAGGTGTAGATCAAAGTTTAAAAAGGTTGAATACGGACTATATTGATCTTTATCAACTTCATGTTTGGGATAACCTAACACCAATTGAAGAAACAATTCGAACATTGGATGACCTTGTTAGTTCTGGCAAGGTGAGATACATAGGCTGTTCAAACTTTCTTGCATGGCAAATGATGAAAGCTTTATCATATAGTGATTTTCATAATATGGTCAGATTCATTTCCATTCAGCCACAGTATAGTTTGATTAACCGGGAAATGGACCGTGAAATCTTACCTCTTTGCAGAGAGGAAAATGTTGGGGTAATTCCTTGGGCACCGATTGGTGGAGGATTTTTAACAGGCAAATATAAACAAGGAGAGTCTCCTACAACCGGCAGGCTCTCTAAAGGTGTGGGTGAGTCTAGCTGGGAGAACCGAGATAATGACAAGAACTTTAAGATTTTACAAACAGTCGAAGAGATCGCTCAAGCAGTTGATAAAACACCTGCACAGGTTTCCCTAAAGTGGCTTTTACAAAAAGAAGAAATCACATCACCTATTTTTGGTGCCAGCAGCCTGGAGCAGTTTAATGAAAATATGGGAAGTGTTGATTGGGAGTTAACAGCTGGACAATGGAATCAACTAGATGAGGTAAGCAAGATTCCTAGCGAATATCCGACAAGATTTCTTGAGAAATTCCAAAGATAACAAGAAAGATCCTGTTAAACAGTTTTGTTTACAGGATCTTTTCTATTTTTTACTAAAGTCTTTAATCTACAATAAAAACATAGCTACAATAGTCGTTGCGACTAAACCAATCGAAACAGGAAGAAGATTTCTTCGAGCTAATTCAAACGGATCCACTCCACAAATCGCCGCTGCTGGAATGAGGGCCCATGGAATAATGGTTCCTCCTCCAACCCAAATAGCTGTTACTTGACCTAATGCTGTTAATGTAGCAGTACTAACTCCGATTGCCGTTGAAAAAAGTTGTGCAATTGAACCAGCGAGAGAAATACCTGAAAAGCCTGAACCATCAAGTCCTGTTAATATTCCTACACCTGTTAGCGTGACAGCTCCAACTTCCGGTGTTAAAGGAACAATATTTGCTAGAGCAACACCTAAATCATTGACGATTCCTTCTGAAGTCTCTGGAAGATAATTACCGACAATGTCGTAATATCCCGCATCACCCAAGTAAAAGAATGCAGCAATTGGAATAACTGGCCCAAACACTTTAAATCCAAATTGAAAGCCTTCTATTAAATAATTTGTTGACTCCTCAAGTCCCCTTTTTTTATGAGCTAAACAGGTTGTGAGAATTAAAATAAGTAAGGCTGTGCCACCGATTAATGCTGTAGCATCTCCACCTTGTAGATTTAATGTAATCATTAAAATAACATCAATTACAAAAATGATTGGGATCATAATGGCAAGCCATTTTTTTGTTGTTGTTGATAACAAGCTGTGATCTGTTTCTTCAGTAGGAGATGATGTTGAAACGGTTGGAAAATCTTTACCTAGTCTTATGTCTCTTTTTAAAAGAAAAAAAGCAGAGATTGTCGTTACAAGTCCCATTGTAATAACAAGTGGGATACTTGCTTCAATCACATCTCCAACTGGAATTCCGGCTGCTTCAGCGGTAAGCTTAGGAGCTGCCTGAATAATAAAGTCCCCAGAAAGAGCAATTCCATGACCGAACAAATTTATTGCTATTGCCACACCGAGTGCGGGTAATCCGGCCCGAATGGCCACTGGTAACAATACAGCACCTATTAATGCAACTGCTGGTGAAGGCCAAAAGAAAAAGGAAATGATCATCATTAAAATTCCAATTGTCCAAAAGGCAGTTGTTGGATTTTTAATGATTTTTGAGAATGGTAAGATCATAACTTCATTAATGCCTGAAATGGTCAAAATCTTACTCATTGCGACAATAATTGAAATAACGAGTATTGTCGGTAACAGTTGTGTGATAGCAAAGGTAAAGCTATTAAATAGACTTGTTATCGAATCACTAACAGAAAGTGTTGAAAAAGCAGCTAATGAGAGTATACCTACTATACAAACAATTGTTGTATCACGTCGGAAAAGCATAAAGCCGATAATCCCAACTATAAACAGTAGATAAACCCAGTGAATGAGTGTTGTTTCTACCAAATTATGATCACTCCTCAGCAAAAGCCTAAATGGTTTCTTTACACTTTATGAGGAATAAGGATAAGATGTGAGAGGGAAATCAAGGGATGAGTTATATATTTATTTGATTGTAGATGTAGAAATTTAGGATCATCTGTGTAGAAATAAGATGTCATTTCCAAGGAAATATTGTCAAAATGACACAGGAATTGAATAAGTTATAGGACAAGAGGCTGACCTGCTACTTTGGTCAGCCTCCTTAAATGTTTATTCGTCGTTATTAACAATTGAATAGGTCGTTACATATGAAGGGCGTGGGAAAATGGATTGTCGGTCAATTCCTTCTTCTGAACCTCTTTTTTTATGTGCGTGCTCGTATGCTTTGGAGTTCTGCCAATTCTTAAAGTGTTTCTCACTTTCCCATAATGTTAAGATAATATAAGTATCACTGCTTTTTGGTCGCAACACACGGATAGCGGAGAAGCCTGGCTCATTTTCAATCATCCGGGCTCTTTCGCTGAACCGTTTTTCAAATAGTGGCCTTCCTTCATCTGAGACAGGAATATTGTTTAAAACAGCAAATGAACCATTTTTAATGTTACCAGTTGAATCTAATACCTCATAAGTTTTTGGTTCCTTAAAAATCGTTTCAGCATCTGATTCGTGAAAAAGTACTCCAGTGTCCTGGTTAGCCATGAGTAGAAGGGTATGGTCGGCGTGGCTTTTTTCTAATTTTGCTAAATAATCAACAGTGCCATATGTGATGTATAGCTTCAATTCGTTTCACCTCAAGTAAAGTTTAATTAGTTATATTATATCAACTGTTTTTTATATATTTCCATTTTTAGTGTTTTCAACACATATACCTTCCTATTATTAACAATACTAAGCTAAAAGGGGTGATGATATGAAAAAGAAACTTCTTTTATCAAGCATTGCATTAGTTAGCGTCGTAATCTTTGCTCTATTAGGTTATCTTTTTATTATCTTTATGGGGAATTATGTCATCGATGAAGAAAAATTAGTAATGAATACAGCGTCAAAGCTTGTTGATGTTGAGGGAAACGAAATTACAAAGCTTTACATTGAAAATAGAGAGCTTGTCAATATTTCTGAGGTTCCTGAATATGTTCAAAAAGCTTTCATTTCAGTTGAGGATCAGAGGTTTTATGAGCATCATGGAATTGATGCTAGAGCCATAACACGTGCCCTTTATAAAGATATTTTGGCTGGGGGAAAAGTAGAAGGTGGTAGTACAATTACTCAACAACTAGCCAAAAATATTTTTTTAACAAATGATAAAACACTTCTAAGAAAAACAAAGGAAGCGATCATTGCAGTTAACTTAGAAAAAAGGTATAGCAAAACCAAATTACTAGAAATGTATTTAAATCAAGTATATTTTGGACATGGAGCATACGGGATAAAGGCTGCAGCAAAGTTATATTTTGATAAAGATGTTTCAGAATTGAGTCTTGAAGAAGGGGCGTTACTCGCAGGAATTCCAAAAGCGCCCTCAACATACTCACCGATCGCAAATCCAGAAAAAAGTAAGCAAAGACGGAATGTTATTTTAAGTTTAATGGGAGATCAACGCTACATCACATATGATGAAGTTGTTAGGACTCAGGGTAAAACGGTTAAGCTTAATGTAAATAAAAAACAAGAAAGTCCATGGCTTACTACTTATGTTGATATGGTTTTTGATGAAGCGAAAGAAATGTATGCCATCTCGAATGAAGAGTTGTTAAGAGGTGGATATACGATTAAGGTACCTTTACAACTTAGCTTGCAAAAATCTGCGTATGATTTATTTCAGGATAAGGAGTATTTTCCTGGAACAGATGATTTTGCACAAGGAGCTTTTATTTTACTTGATAACAAAACAGGTGGAGTTATAGCAGCAATAGGTGGTCGTGATTATGTACCAAAAGGATTAAATCGACTTAATGCGAAACGGCAGCCTGGCTCAACATTTAAACCAGTTGCTGTTTATGCCCCGTCAATAGAAACAAAATTATTTAAACCATACTCGTTACTAAAAGATGAACAGTTAACATATGGTGATTATTCCCCTAAAAACTATGATAATCAGTATGAAGGAGAGGTATCTATGTTCGATGCCCTTGTTTCATCAAAAAATGCTGCTGCTGTTTGGACGTTATCAGAATTAGGGATAAAAACTAGTAAAGAATACTTAAAGTCTCTCGGAATGGGGATTAAAGATGATGGCCTTGCAATTGCCCTTGGTGGACTGTCTGAAGGGGTAACACCTATTCAAATGGTGAATGCATATCGAACCTTTGCTACAAATGGCAGCTACAGTGAACATCACTTTATACAAGAAATAAAAAATAGAGATGGCAAAGTAATAGCAGAGCATCATTCAAAAACGAAAGATGTGTTTTCACCACAAACAGCTTGGGATATGACACGTATGCTGCAGCATGTTGTTACAGAAGGAACAGCACAAAATGGTCATTTTAAAGGAGAGTTAGCAGGTAAAACAGGAACAACTTCTTATCCAAATGTTCCTGGAGCCTCAAAGGATGCCTGGTTTGTTGGATACACGGAAAATGTAGTTGGAGCTCTTTGGATGGGCTATGATCAAACAGATACAGAACATTATTTAACACATGGAAGCTCTTATCCAACTAAGCTTTTTAAAGACATTCTAAATGATGCTAAATGGGATCAAGATGTAGCCTTTGCTATGCCTGAAGGTGTACAGGACCTAGAAAGCCCTATAAGAATAAAAGAGATTGACCAAGTTGAAGCGAGATATACGTTCAAACCACTAGGGTTAATTACATTAACGCTTGAGTGGGAGCCTTTAAAAGATGAACGGGTAGAATACCGAATCTATGAGCATTCAGATGGGAATTCAACAGAGTTAATAGGTACGGTTAAGGGGGCAGGTGTCTATGAGATACCATTTGCTAATGTGTTTTCAGATTCCTCTTATTCGGTTGCTCCTTTTAACACGCAAACGAATGAAGAAGGAATTCAAACGAAATCACGGAAACCTACTTTATTTAGTTCAAATAATTGAGTTAAAGGAAAGCTAAACTGATTTCGTCTTTTTTTTGACATTTGCATATCTAAGCTATACAACAGGAAATGAAACCGTTATAGTTGAAAGGGCAGAGAGTTTAATATAGAATAAATATTATTTTATAATTAATATTATTTAATAAAGGGGTTAGCCCCTTCTACATAGAAAGGTGGACTTTTTTGGATGGCTGAAAAAAAGATCAATGATACGTTTCTAAAAGCGTGTCGTGGAGAAAAAACGGACTATGTTCCAGTTTGGTATATGAGGCAGGCAGGGAGATCACAACCTGAATACCGGGCAATTAAGGAAAAATACAGCCTGTTTGAGATTACGCATCAACCGGAACTTTGTGCTTATGTAACGAGATTACCGGTAGAACAGTACGATGTTGATGCTGCCATTCTATATAAAGACATCATGACTCCACTTCCAGCTATAGGAGTAAATGTTGAAATTAAATCAGGAATTGGTCCTGTTATTGATGACCCGATCCGATCAATGAGAGATATCGAGAAATTGGGAGAAATAGATCCGGAAAGCGATGTTCCTTATGTATTGGATACTATTAAATTGCTTACTGAAGAGCAATTAACTGTTCCGCTTATCGGATTTACCGGAGCTCCTTTTACCCTAGCTAGTTATATGATCGAAGGTGGCCCATCTCGAAATTACAATAAAACAAAAGCATTTATGTACTCAGAGCCACATGCATGGTTTGCATTAATGGATAAGCTAGCTGAAATGAGTATTACATATGTAAAAGCACAAATTCGCGCAGGTGCTAAAGCTATTCAAGTTTTTGATTCATGGGTAGGGGCTTTAAATGTTGCAGATTATCGTACATTTATTAAGCCTACGATGGAGAGAATTTTCAGTGAGCTTAAGGATGAGAATGTACCTCTTATCATGTTCGGTGTTGGAGCTAGCCACCTTGCTAAAGAATGGCATGATCTGCCACTTGATGTAGTTGGCCTTGACTGGAGATTACCTGTTTCTGAGGCACGTTCCATGGGATTGACAAAAACTTTACAAGGAAACCTTGATCCAGCAATCTTACTTTCTCCGTGGGAAGTAATTGAAGAAAGAGCAAAAGCTATTTTAGATCAGGGAATGCAGCAAGACGGATATATTTTCAATCTAGGTCATGGTGTTTTTCCGCAGGTAAATCCAGAGTCACTAAAAAAATTAACTTCTTTTGTGCATGATTATTCCAAAAAGGCAAAGGTAAGCAACTAAGGCATAATAAAAGATAGTACTTTATTGAGGTGAATAATATGAGTGAGAAAAAAATGGGATTACTAGTCATGGCGTATGGTACGCCTTATAAAGAGGAAGACATTGAGCGCTACTATACTCATATCCGTCATGGTCGTAAGCCGGCTCCTGAGATGCTACAGGATTTAAAGGATCGTTATGAAGCAATCGGTGGAATTTCTCCATTAGCTAAAATTACATTAGAGCAAGCGGAAAAGCTTGAACAACATCTAAATAGCATACAAGATGAAATTGAATTTAAAATGTACCTTGGCTTAAAGCATATCGAGCCATTCGTTGAGGACGCTGTAAAACAAATGCATGAGGATGGAATTACAGAAGCTGTGAGTATTGTATTAGCACCTCACTTCTCAACATTTAGTGTAAAGTCGTATAATGGACGAGCTAAGGAAGAGGCTGAAAAGCTTGGTGGATTAACCATTACATCAGTTGAAAGCTGGTATAAAGAGCCTAAATTTATCAGCTATTGGGCAGATCAACTTAAAGAAACATACAGCGGCATGACTGAAGAAGAAAGAAACTCTTCTGTTCTTGTCGTTTCTGCACACAGTCTCCCAGAAAAGATTATTGCAAATGGAGATCCATATCCACAGCAACTTCAAGAAACAGCTGATTTAATTGCGGAAGCTGCTGGTATCAAAAAATACGTAACAGGCTGGCAAAGTGCTGGTAACACTCCGGAGCCTTGGTTAGGTCCAGATGTTCAAGATCTTACTAGAGATTTATACGAAGAAGGCTACAAAACCTTTGTTTATATACCAGTAGGGTTTGTAGCTGACCATCTCGAAGTTCTTTATGATAATGACTATGAGTGTAAAGTAATCACAGACGAACTTGGTGCAAGTTACTACCGCCCTGAAATGCCAAACGCAAAACCAGAATTTATTGATTGTTTATCAACAGTTGTACTAAAGCATTTAAACGAGTCAAACTAAAGAATATTTTCTAGAGCAGTGAATTCATTTGAGTTTACTGCTTTTTTGTTTTGCTCTAGTTAATAGGTTATATTTACCTAAAATGGTAATAAAAAGAAAATAAAAGTAAACTATATATAAAGTGAAAAATGGACAAGGAAGGAACCTAACATGCAGAATGAAAAGCTTGAACAACTAAAAAATGAATGGCTTGTTGAAGTAACAATTGATGAAATTCAAGAAAAGCTAAATAATCATGAAATAACATCAAGAGAATTAGTGCTGATGTACTTATCAAGAATCGCAAAGATTGATCAAGATGGACCAAAAATAAATTCCATAATTGAAGTGAATCCCGAAGCATTACATATTGCCGACTCATTAGATTACGAACGGAAAACTAACGGCAGCCGCGGACCATTGCACGGGATTCCTGTTGTCATAAAAGATAATATCGATACAGCTGACAAGATGCATACAAGTGCAGGCTCTCTTGTGCTGGCGGAATCTTATGCTCATGAAGATGCAACACTTGTTAAACAGCTGCGTGACGCTGGGGCTATTATTCTTGGTAAAACCAATTTAACCGAATGGGCCAATTTTATTGCTGAGGATATGCCAACTGGGTATAGCTCAAGAGGAGGCCAGGTCTTAAACCCTTACGGTACAGACTTTATTGTAGGAGGATCAAGTGCAGGGTCAGGAGCGGCAATTGCTGCAAATTTAGCAGTAGTAGCAGTTGGTACAGAAACATCAGGCTCTATTTTAAGTCCTGCCAGTCAAAATTCACTTGTGGGGATCAAGCCGACTGTTGGTCTTATTAGCAGAAAAGGAATTATTCCGATTTCACATACACAAGATACGGCAGGTCCAATGACGAGAACTGTTAGGGATGCTGCGATATTGTTAAATGTACTAACAGCAAAAGACCCAAAAGACCCTATCACTTTAACGAATGAGCTTGCTGATATAGATTTTACCAACATCTTGTGAAAGATGGGCTAAAGGGGAAGAAAATTGGGATTGCGCGAGAAACATATTTTGATGAGTTAAATGAATCACAGTTAACAGTTATGAACAACGCGATTAATAAGTTGAAGGAGCTTGGTGTGGAAGTTGTTGATCCAATCACCATACCTTCAACAAATGAAGAATGGGATATAAATGTTCTTTTATATGAATTTAAAACGGATCTTAATGCTTACCTAAAAACGATTGACTCTACTGTCGGAGTACGAACTCTAACTGATGTGATAAAAGCAAATGAAGAAATTGGTGAGAAGGCACTGAAATTTGGTCAAAAACTATTTCTTGATGCAAATGCAACAAGCGGCAATCTTATTGAGCCAGAATATCTAGAAAGCTTAGAAAAAGATGATACTTTATCCAAAACAAAAGGAATTGATAGTGTCATGCAGGAGCAAGGATTGGATGCAATTGTATTCCCGAACAACTTTGGGGCAATGATTCCAGCGAAGGCAGGATATCCATCCATTACTGTACCGGCTGGTTACACAAATGAAGGTGAACCTGTAGGAATTACCTTTACAGCTAAAGCATATATGGAACCAACTTTGTTGGAAATTGCTTATTCATATGAGCAAGCAACGAAACATCGAGTTGCTCCCTTTCAAGCGAAATAAACTACTATCAAAAACTGGTCGGCTCATTCGATCAGTTTTTTCTAT
This genomic stretch from Metabacillus sp. B2-18 harbors:
- a CDS encoding ABC transporter permease → MKSVNEIWQTRVNQHINETRMYLKYMLNDHLLFVFIFLGAGGALTYQRWLETLSPDFPAIVIMTFTFAFIVITSSVRTLLKEADIVFLLPMEFKLRGYFQKAFRYSFMTQSFLVIVPLILFTPLYFKVTDANGRTLLICLGLLLLVKFWNLRVSWAMSFYTEASAKWSDLIVRFVLNVSVIYFILSQDYLFLIVLFVIMTGYVLYFSNNVKQKALKWEQLIKREEGKKQSFYKLANLFTDVPKLKKQAKRRAYLDWMVKQVKYHQENVYEYLYVRALIRSGDYLGIIVRLTIIGSIILSFLNEQLTGYIVVSILFIFLTGIQIMSLYKHFELLELTNLYPHAEKKRLSSFLKIMFTIFLVQTVIYSLITFLFATVSIFVGTLIATALFSYLFVFIYMKNRIKKNEKDV
- a CDS encoding EcsC family protein, with product MSYELQAAEEAKMWKQKLLRKASFWERSSKKAQNKMNGMIPEKVHHTVTESIKKMVEATLLGSNITTFPKNVEDLTFEQRENLVRKSIGMYKKTAAIEGASTGAGGLLLGLADFPLFLSIKMKFLFEVANHYGYSTKEYEERLFLLYVFQLAFSSETHKEDTLAIIENWETKKVEIKDLDWRIFQQEYRDYIDLVKLMQILPGIGAVVGGVANYHLVQQLGECAMNSYRLRVF
- a CDS encoding M20 family metallopeptidase, with amino-acid sequence MLDYLWSTLDSYFSEMVTIRRYLHMHPELSFKEEKTSAYILNYYKKLGVNVRGNVGGNGVVATIKGDLPGPTVALRADFDALPIQDEKDVEYKSTVPGVMHACGHDGHTATLLVLAKTLHENRHQLNGNIVLIHQHAEEYAPGGARSMIQNGCLDGVDVIFGTHLWATEPVGTIQYRVGPLMAAADRFEITIRGKGGHGAQPHKTKDAILIGSQVVTSLQQIVSRRVDPIQSAVVTVGSFVAENAFNIIANSAKLIGTARTFDEDVRTQIEREIEKVVKGTCLMSDADYEYEYFRGYPAVVNHEEETEFLKQIAPSVPGVYEVEESPLQMGGEDFSYYLQNMKGTFFFTGAKPVNAENVYPHHHPKFDIDEKALLIAAKTLCKAAIQYQIDHVKNPSAIEQG
- a CDS encoding phosphatase PAP2 family protein; translation: MKTKNIVILLTILFIGLITLVMLNATNKFETIIGETLYSFHDHGIAAIFEAIGMLGSTTGIIVSLFIFMIVFAVVEKGLITSSLLFVAVLFGNIINKALKAAIGRERPTFPQHIEEGYSFPSGHVMVGLLLFGTITYKLLKKTNDKKMKQIILVCTSLIVLVIGLSRLLEGEHFLTDVIGGMIAGSLLLIGIIHLDLYLHKIVITRKSKGDISI
- a CDS encoding DUF3231 family protein; the protein is MPNPFEAVWNTLKTTIDKIDEPHSPLHVIEVGDLWKYLTMLEEFIRYEEVGLNTTSDDEVREILVDAVKLCESHVKRLSGFMKKEGVPLPDVTSAKPESNPKEVPLGVKLTDDELTNGIAFKLVLCMQACAKGQADAIRNDVGLLWLNFYTEWVAFGTTLKTLMRKRGWIKVPPYYYPPGSPVQ
- a CDS encoding aldo/keto reductase, which gives rise to MKYKTLGKSGLLVSELCLGAMTFGKEVTEEDSIRMIHNFLDQGGNFIDTADVYVGGESEKIVGHAIKERRSEVVLATKVRMRVGPHPNDFGYSRRRILEGVDQSLKRLNTDYIDLYQLHVWDNLTPIEETIRTLDDLVSSGKVRYIGCSNFLAWQMMKALSYSDFHNMVRFISIQPQYSLINREMDREILPLCREENVGVIPWAPIGGGFLTGKYKQGESPTTGRLSKGVGESSWENRDNDKNFKILQTVEEIAQAVDKTPAQVSLKWLLQKEEITSPIFGASSLEQFNENMGSVDWELTAGQWNQLDEVSKIPSEYPTRFLEKFQR
- a CDS encoding antibiotic biosynthesis monooxygenase family protein; translation: MKLYITYGTVDYLAKLEKSHADHTLLLMANQDTGVLFHESDAETIFKEPKTYEVLDSTGNIKNGSFAVLNNIPVSDEGRPLFEKRFSERARMIENEPGFSAIRVLRPKSSDTYIILTLWESEKHFKNWQNSKAYEHAHKKRGSEEGIDRQSIFPRPSYVTTYSIVNNDE